The following are from one region of the Onthophagus taurus isolate NC unplaced genomic scaffold, IU_Otau_3.0 ScKx7SY_15, whole genome shotgun sequence genome:
- the LOC111419866 gene encoding snRNA-activating protein complex subunit 1, whose amino-acid sequence MSYRLRPAKKLAEIQFGFKKDSENLLKTFAKKESHSFEIFSEIWKEKHFSLVYKYTKNFNEISRQTQLFLFEAKKLFIYAPNIYIKTGAFYLLYGLYYKQPLMENIKIRLTQNELKLLKTYINEMKNSSETHPMYIFSKLINDQAFDFVFTQLPLIPKQEPILKLFDIASNDTFREDIESKVMDQMKELIENEGIAEIGRDYRNAMKEYFESSGEKNIMMFDTDIQKELEGVFMEKVIEGNCEKNDSLGKIREELKKKAAGMFKTK is encoded by the exons atgagttaTCGGCTTCGCCCTGCGAAGAAATTAGCCGAAATCCAATTCGGGTTTAAAAAAGATtccgaaaatttattaaaaacgttcGCAAAGAAAGAATCTCATTCTTTCGAAATATTCTCGGAAATTTggaaagaaaaacattttagtttagtttataa ATATACCAAAAATTTCAATGAAATATCAAGACAAACCcagctttttttatttgaagcCAAAAAGTTATTCATTTATGCtccaaatatttatattaaaacgggggctttttatttattatatggcctttattacaaacaaccattgat ggaAAATATTAAGATACGATTAACCCAAAACGAATTAAAACTGCTTAAAACGTACATAAACGAGATGAAGAATTCCTCAGAAACTCATCCTATGtacattttctcaaaattaattaatgatcaAGCTTTCGATTTCGTTTTTACCCAATTACCGTTGATACCTAAACAAGAACCCATCCTAAAACTCTTTGATATTGCAAGTAACGATACGTTTCGAGAAGATATTGAGTCTAAAGTTATGGATCAGATGAAGGAATTAATTGAAAACGAGGGGATCGCCGAGATTGGTAGGGATTATAGGAACGCTATGAAAGAGTATTTTGAGTCAAGTGGTGAAAAAAATATCATGATGTTTGATACGGATATACAAAAAGAGTTGGAAGGGGTTTTTATGGAAAAAGTTATCGAGGGGAATTGtgaaaaaaatgattctttgGGGAAAATCCGAGAAGAGTTGAAGAAAAAAGCAGCTGGgatgtttaaaacaaaataa